TGCCCTCGGGGAACATGATGATCCAGGTGCCTTGCTTGGTCAGCCGCTTGCCCTGCACCACCATCTTGTGGAAGGCGCGCGCGCCTTCGCTGCGGTCGATGTGGATCATGTCCATGCGCGCCATCGCCCAGCCGAAGAACGGGATGTACAGCAGCTCGCGCTTGAACACATAGGCCAGCGGGTGCGGCATGATCGCCGGCATCACGAAAGTCTCCCAGGTCGACTGGTGCTTGCACAGCAGCACCGCGGCGTCGGTCTCGCCCTGCGGCAGGTTCTCCCAGCCGGTGATCCGGTTCCTGATGCCCAGGATCAGGTTGCCGCTGTTCACCGCCAGGCGCAGCCAGCCGGCGCAGATCCAGTACATGCGGGTACTGCCGACGAACAGCGACGCGATGATCGCGAACGTGGCCCAGGGGACGACCGTGATCCCCATCCACAGCAGGTGCAGCAGCGAACGGATCACGGCCATCGCGCAGCCTCGGCTCCGGTCGTCACGCGCCGCACGCAGAGCGGCGGGCCAGCGACAAGCAACGGCAATGCATCACCGTGGGACATCAGGCCGCCCGCGCCGGCACGATCGATGCCGCCGGCGGCGCGGAAGGCGCTGCCGCGGCAGCCTGGCGCCGTTCTTCGCGCGCGAGCAGGAACGCCGCGAACGCCGGCAGATCGTCGTGCACCCGCGTGCCCTGCGGATAAGACGCCGGCAGCGGCTCGCCGCGCGCGAGCGACTCGCGCAGCGCGGCGCCCTGGCCGGTCAGCAGCAGATGGACCTCGCAGCCGGCCGCGGCCGCGGCCTGCGCGTCGCGCAGCCCGTCGCCTGCCGCCGGCACGTCCTTCGCATCGACCCCATAGCGCTCGCGGATCTGCTCGAACAGCCCGGGCCGCGGCTTGCGGCAGGCGCAGCCCTCGTCGGGCGCGTGCGGGCAGAAGAACACCGCGTCGATGCGGCCACCGTGCGCCGCGAGCTGCTTGTGCATCTTCGCGTGGATGCGGTTCAGCGCCGCCATCTCGAACAGGCCGCGGCCCAGGCCCGGCTGGTTCATCGCCAGCACCACGCGCCAGCCCGCGTGGTTCAGCCGCGCAATCGCCTCCAGCGCGCCGGGCATCGCCACCCATTCGTCTTCCGACTTGACGAAGTCCTCGCTGTCGAAGTTGATCGTTCCGTCGCGGTCGAGGATCACGAGCTTCATGCGGCGGCTTCCTTCTCAGTGGTCAATGGCGCTGCGCGCCACCCACGACGCACAAAACAAGTTCGAGGGGCCGCGGAGCAGGCCGTTCGCGGGCACCCGCGGATCCGGCTTTGCCGGGCCGCTGGGTGCGCCCCCGGTGAGGGGGTTGGCGTAGCGACACGCAGTGCGCGAAGACTGGGGGTGTTTCATGCAGCGAGTTGCGACAGGTCGGCGACCCGGTTCATCGCATTGTGCAGGCGCTTGAGCAGGCCGAGGCGATTGAGCCGCAGGTCGACCTCGTCGGCGTTCACCAGCACACCGTCGAAGAACGCATCGACCGGCGCGCGCAACGCTGCCAGCGTCTGCAGCGATGCGGTGTAGTCGCCGGCGTCGAACTGCGCATCGGCCCGCGGCGCGATCTGGCGCATCGCGTCGAACAGCGCGCGCTCCGCCGGTTCCTTCAGCAGCAGCTCGCTCACGTGCGGATCGACGCCTGGCGCTTTTTTGAGGATGTTCGCGATGCGCTTGTTCGCCGCGGCGAGCGCCGGCGCCTCGGGCAGTTGGGCGAACGCGCGCACCGCATCGAGGCAGCGCGGGATTTCGCCCCACTGCGGCCGCGCCGCGATCACCGCCTCGGCCTCTTGCACGCCGTAGCCCTGCTCGCGCAAATAGCCGGCGATGCGCTCGTAGACGAACTGCAGCAGGGCTTCATTGCTCTTGCGCGGATCGGGCAGCAGCGCGCCGAAGCTCTGCGCCGCCAGGTCGACCAACGCCGGCAGTTCGAGCGGCAGGCTGCGCTCGACCAGCAGGCGAATCACGCCCAGGGCGTGGCGGCGCAGCGCGAACGGATCGCGGTCGCCGCTGGGCAGGTTGCCGATGCCGAACATGCCGACCAGGGTCTCCAGCTTGTCGGCGAGCGCGACCACCACGCCGACTTCGCCGCGCGGGAGCAGGTCGCCGGCGAAGCGCGGCCGGTAATGGTCCTCGATCGCGTCGGCCACGTCGGCGCTCACGCCGTCGTGCAGCGCGTAGTAGCGGCCCATC
This genomic interval from Burkholderiaceae bacterium contains the following:
- a CDS encoding Phospholipid and glycerol acyltransferase codes for the protein MAVIRSLLHLLWMGITVVPWATFAIIASLFVGSTRMYWICAGWLRLAVNSGNLILGIRNRITGWENLPQGETDAAVLLCKHQSTWETFVMPAIMPHPLAYVFKRELLYIPFFGWAMARMDMIHIDRSEGARAFHKMVVQGKRLTKQGTWIIMFPEGTRIARGEVGNYKAGGTRLAIRCGVPVIPIAVTSARCWPRKAFVKRPGIVDISIGKPIPTAGRKPDELLREVQGWIESEMRRLDPDAYGAALTVPAKRRGA
- a CDS encoding Histidinol-phosphatase encodes the protein MKLVILDRDGTINFDSEDFVKSEDEWVAMPGALEAIARLNHAGWRVVLAMNQPGLGRGLFEMAALNRIHAKMHKQLAAHGGRIDAVFFCPHAPDEGCACRKPRPGLFEQIRERYGVDAKDVPAAGDGLRDAQAAAAAGCEVHLLLTGQGAALRESLARGEPLPASYPQGTRVHDDLPAFAAFLLAREERRQAAAAAPSAPPAASIVPARAA